In the genome of Lactuca sativa cultivar Salinas chromosome 3, Lsat_Salinas_v11, whole genome shotgun sequence, the window TGTGAAAATGTAGCTGGcctgcaattttttttttttcaaaaactaaaacgtCATCGTTTTGTGCTCTACGAAAATATATGTCATATGTGAAAAATAACTTCATTtgcaaaaatctaaaaaaaatactatattttcttaaaaaacaTGTATTGTCTTATCACATTGACTACTAAAATCAGAGAGCATATTGCAAACATCAGAATCCGTACAACAAAAATCCATACCATGTAGAACATGTTATCTTATAAGAAATTGTTTTGAAACAAAACACTTTCCATAACCTATTGTCCAATTTTGAGAGCAAACTTTTATTACCATTTTAGTATCATTTCACTAGGAACTTTTTCCAACTTACCATTTATGCTTTGTTAAGGTAACATGAGTTCAAACATTCTGGATgagtattttattgttttttgtAATACTGGTTCATGACAGTAAGAAAATATGGAATTAATATATGTTAAATCATTTGTTAAAAACTTTAATGTTTAAATTCCTTTAGATATGAAATTCCCATATATATACAAATTGGTCAAACCTATGACGTGTTTATAAGACAAAACTAATATAGTATGCCATACCAACACCTTACATTGAAGTATGTTATATAGGTAGCTGATGTGAAATGTTTAAAAATATTATTCAACAAGTTTAAACTCATGTATATCTATATCTGGTGGATAATGATCAAGTGGAAGAGTGTGACAACCCGGATTATTTTTTTTTGCTTTGAAGactcagtcagtcaactcaactgagtgtcagactCATTGGTAATGAGTTCTAGCATTGTtgaaggtcattctaaggagattgagcctagtacacttaaggaataagtgttaggaaGTACCTGCTAGAGACACTGTTGAGCTAATCCAGCCTTAACCTCATCAAGAAGAGTTCACGACCTCAAGcacttgattttacggccgtaaactcccctatataGGCTCATATTCTTCAACTTTCTTCATTTAGTTCAtttccacctcaagaacacttccacatcctctcaagtatcatcgagtTCATCATCTTAGATCATCAAAATCGTAAGTGTTCTttccttgatttgttgttacacTTCATCTCCTAGTTACACTCTtagatttcatccatgaaaatcatgttttcatagatctttaagtttcaccaagaacacaaactagtgttcttggccaaaattaaccatttcaagcttctatattgtaattCCTCCTCCCTATACTTGATATCTAGTTAAGACTCATGCTTGGAACCTTGAAAACATCAAGAATGCAAgaccaaaaggagtttacggccaagccacctcccatggccgtaaacccctataaaggtgccattttggccataaactcttcctaaggcttggatttGAGGCTATAAAACTCCCatgtgcattgtaagaccttgAACCATCACCAAACTAACCATTTagagggtttacagcccaagagtaaacacccttggccgtaaactccaattaaggtcaagtcttggaccttaaactcatctAGATTCTTGCTAAAACCTTAGAACACTTAAACCCTTGAGACTCCCTACCTTTAAGGCCCTAAATGTGACcatttagagagtttacggccaggagtaaactgccttggccgtaaacacctcaacacTCTCCATAGGGTTGGCCTTTCTCATCCTTATGTAGAGCAAAAGTCCCTCAagcttccctagccttcaaaccaacacttatgcatgtttgaccatgagtttacggtcgtaaaatccttTGGGCtataaacccatggtagtaaactcatgttagagtCATTCCACACTCTTTagtccaatcacatgtgattccaacacttggtcaaagtgtttcctagtcccggaaggtgtttcctttcatatagttgcttataaacactatattcatgccaatttatgccatttaggacttattgtgtcttgggacttcattcgtggaacttctcatccttacatatGTATtcgttgaatcacccacatcaggtgagttcataccccgtaatgaatcttttaactgttttaaatgctttaaaggggggggggggatacaagttgaacacaatgataattatgtaattggttgttataaacatctttcaaaatgttacttatgttttctagaagttatcaaaacatttcagaaactattttacagttatgttgctttatagtttaacaaaactccgtttttaaagtacaagcataacttggtagtaaaatgagtcttttcaatatcaATTCAAGTAGAATACTAGTAACCTATAATGGGTATACtttaggggttcagttcatactagatacaatacacgataacataaagaacatactaagatactataacagaacgaacatactaagatgctatagcatggaactattacaggatctaactataacaatgaatcactaacgcattgttttaaacaaaaggtgatagttatattgggtacaCGTGATCATATGAatttaatgtggatgttcacggcttgcaattgATTGCagaggtcgcgtttggttcccataatcttttgacagggagagcgtttagtatgggatctagccaccacattataccttaataatcaattcaaggcaattagtacaatagtagttactatatacaatcctacagtacttacattttacaaacgacaaCAGATcagtcgggtctagtacattcaatagaaagggaccataatgctaaccttatgattccttaatgtatacatcaaggaatatatatatatatatataaataggatCTGAaaggtaataggatgtgtgctttcctcttcatttcctgttccttgttaggttgtgggcttagagcagattcacccaacctattatctatttgattttagttatatatatgttccgtacacattaagtcatcataaggggtaccaggtatgggtcaagtcataggacactaattcaatgcataGTTTTCTAGTACGAAGCATACTTTTCAAACAGAACTTTTGGTACTCAAagctagaaacttaccagtaaacggtttaatccattttattaaaccagtgtaaacttaaaggactttaggtgattgactctataataccttagtttatacatcatggttatatatcattaatacctAACGGGTAGTTGGATGCGTGCTTtccgccttatctcctgttccttgtttggttgtgggcttagggcagattcatccAATCAACTATATATtcaatattagattatatatagccagtataaattaagtaattatagaagtagtcactgtggtcactattttattataagaaataagggttttcttaaaggatattttcattaaatataaaggaactattacaattaactcctagagtaacaagtgaatacaccaggatTATATACAACGAGGACCTAACAAataatgggatgtgtgctatccgccttacctcatgttccttgtttggttgtggacttagggcagatgcgcacaatcaattatttgtttactctgagttttacATAACTTGTATCtacttagtactcatagaaaggattgtaggaTCATTTTTACgtatctttcatcaaagtaggaaatataggattttctagggaaacAGGTGAACTTTTCTAAAATCATAACTTATAACTTACGACATTTCAACCACATTTtcaacaactttctacaactgacctacatcactaaaatcttatgaactcactagcttaattgctgataaactctttcaaataacttgtattctcaggaaactagtagacaggtactcgctttgggaattcagaagatggagcagtatcgcttcaagtcttgttttgttatttgcttatgtactttatgttttgtgaacacatactttgtaaacactttctttctaacgaaatggttgttcattacttgcttactatgatacatgtcttgtgatactaaacatgacgtcctccacccccgaacgtttccgccgtttcggttttggggtgtgacaaagagaCATATTGTTCCATATAATGTCGCAAATTGATATGTTACTGGTGGAAACCGATATAACAATGGAAAAAGTAGTAACAGTCAAGTAGGTATGCATACATATGCAAATGATCATCACAATGTTGGTGGATATGTTCCATACAGAGCACCAACAACAAATTCAATCTACAagttgtttatgaaaatcattacATGTATCTACAAATTTAGTATGTTAATCATGGATATTATATACCACATCAAACGTTGATAGTTACACATCAAATGTGAGTAGAATGACAAATTCATTATGTCGAACCAGAAAATTATCAGAACTTTGATGACATAGATAATGTTACATGTAACTAAGATAAAAATGACGGTATCTGTCAAAATTAAGATGGCAATGATGATTTTTAAAGAAATtgagtagtatatatatatatatatatatatatatatatatatatatatatatatatatatggtacttTTGGAGTTGTACTTTAATAGCAATTTAGTACTTTGTATTAATACGACACTTAATGTAACAATATACTTTCTATATGTTTGTTATTTAAGACCACAAAAGTCTTAGAGCactgtatttagtatagtttaatagcaatgtactttaataATGTTGTACATATATGCATTGTACTTTAAATGCAGTTTGCTTTACTAACATTATatgtaatagcaatgtactttaaatGGTTTGAAAACTCAACCTTTTTTAATATAGATTATTTCTATGAATTTATCAATTAAGATTTAGATAATGTCATAAGATAGGAAAGAAAAACGATTGGCATAAATAAATATGAccgaaaagaaaaacaaatttatcATTGGAAAAAAAAGACTATAAAGGGACAATATCAATATTTCCTTACTCCAACTTTTCCCTTAAATattcaataaataaatatagaATTGATTTGAGTAAATCATTTGTTAATAACTTTATTTTCTTGATAATTGTCTTTAAAAATCGGTTAAAAGTACATGTGGCCGATCGATTATGGTTCTTTAGGATTATGTACAATTGGGGATGTGTTTAGCGCACCAaggctaactttttttttttcgagTCGTTTGGGATTGTCATATTTGTCAAGCCAAAATATAGATGATAAGCTACTCCAATCATTGAAAAGAAAAAATGTTACATCATCCATCATATTCGACAAAAAAAGGACTAAAAGAGGACAATATCAATATTTCCTTACTCCAACTTTTTcctttaataatcaaataaataaatatagaaTTGGTTTGAGTAAAAATTCGTTAAAAACTTTATTTTCTAGATAATTGTCTTTACAAAATAACTAAAAGTACATGTGGTCGGTCAATTATGGTTCTTTAGGACTAGGGGTGACAAttgatgacacgacacgaaacgaaattgggacgaaactgaaattcgaattcgtgttcATGTCAAGTATAAACAACACGATGTCGTGTTGTGTCGTGTTCAaaattcgacacgaaattgacacgatttagcatTTGTCTGTCGTGTTTTTCTTGTTTAtcatgttatgtatgattaagtattaattaaataaattaattgttaTATTATGTCATCATTTTTGTGTCGTGTTGTGTTTGCTGTTTTTTAatcggttcgttttcgtgttagttgaaaaaaacacgacatcgtgtcgtgtcgtgtgcGTGTTACAAAAAACGTTGTCGTGTCATGTCgagtcagacaaaaacacgacacgatggcccgatttgccacccctatTTAGGACCGATCGATTATGGTTCTTTAGGACTATGCACGAATGAGGCTGTGTTTAGCGGACCACAATTAAATATTTTTCGAGCTTTTGAGATTGTCATGTTTGTCAATCCAAAAAATAGCTGATAAGATACTCTAACCAATGTTTGAAGGagctttttatatttttccaattATGCCCTTCAAAAATAGATAAGAGATATGCACAATCTTAAACAATCAACAACGTAATTATCCCAAATCATTATATATCCGATCCAATTCCCCTCTAAATCGCAAGAATATTTTCCCTCCACGATCAATTTCTATAAAGTGATGCATTATCAATGTTATCGATTTATGTTAGAGAAGCACGACATCGTAAAAATCTGTATAAAAGACATCGTTGAAGTCTTGTTTATCATCATCATGTATGCAttcttttgattttctttattgTTTTATTCAGTTGATCGAAACTATTCACACATGAACTTACATATTGGTATTACTATATAGATCAATCTAATCCATTCATATAGGAAAATACTACATAGTAAACAAATGATATCCTAACTGAAAAGGATATTTGGCACCATATCCACATCTCATATATATCATCAATCATAGTTTGAACATGTGCTTACAACCAATGCCCAAGAGGCTTTTAATTGTGCACATTCATTTCTTCGAAGTTCAATTGAACATTCGTTGGGAGTTTTGAAAAAAGAGGTGAAAAAATATTGAATAGAATGCCAATTGGAAAATATTGAACAAAGGTGGAAAATAACGACATTTACCCTTCATACAATATTCAAAGAAATGACTTGACGGATATGAATATTGTTCAACAACATAATTACATGCCTATAGAAGAACAATATAATCATTAAAGATTTTGTCATAATAATATTCGACAATCACGACAAGAGATGCGAGAAATTTGTGATAATATTACAAATATGATATGGGATGCACGAAATTTCACTTAAACACAAATAATCGGGTAAATGTCATTTAGTATTTAGTTTAATTTGATTCTATGATTTACATATTTGTCTTATAATATTGAATCATTTTTGTATATGTCCTTTTATGTAGTTTTACATTTCCCAACTTAGCTTATCAAATAGTTTTGTTCTGTTTTCATATAGTCCGTCAAACATAACTTAAGACTTACGAATAATTACACGATGATCGGTTAGAGATAGACATAAAATTAGTTATCATCATTCGAACGGAAAACAACACGAAACAGGCTTGAGGAATAATCGAGTTTTTGTAAACCGGGCGTATTTATCCGAGCCAACTGTATTAAACATATTTTTACCGAATAGAAAACATGTTTCAAATAACCGGATTTTCTTAGACcgattttaaatcatttaacaacagttccactgtttttttttttttttttttttttactgaaAAAAGTTTGAATCCGAAAATAGAACCTTGggtattaattaatttttaagctGATTCCTACTAATAATTTAATGATTTATGATTTTAGGTTAATATACAACATAACAACACCAATCAAGTGTGTATAAACTAGAAACTTGggcattaattaatatttaaacaaaCACAAATGTTATCCTCTATAATCTATATCAAACaaataataacaaatatgaaaTCAACTATTGACCAACAAGAATACACAAAGAAAAAACACAAGAAGTTGCTTCACCTCTTTGTTTTCTTCAACTAAAGAATcgtgtaaaaaaataaaaaatgagatAAATAAGTCAGTCAACGCGTACTTGTAAATGTTCCAGATTTTGTCGAAACCTTTCAATATGTCCCAACAACAAGTTAGCCTTTCGTCTACCTCGCTCACTACCATTATCAGCAAGCTCCATCAATGGTGTCAATGCCCCAAGTCTGATCACACACCCAATATTCTCATCGTCTCGCTTACACAACGAAAGCAAAATCGAAGCAGCATTCTCCTTGTTTCTCGGAATCCCAGATTTTACAAAATCAATCAAATTAGGAATAATTTGAGCTCTCACCATAGCCGATTTAGCTTCGTTGTGGCTAGCAAGAATCGAAAGTAAAGTCAAAGCTTCATCAACCATGGCGCTATTCACATCGGTCAACATTTTAAGCAGCACCGAAACAATCCCAGCCCTAACCGCCCTCCCTTTATTTCCTTGATAGATACAGAGATTAAACAACGCCGTCGCAGCGTCGTTCTTCCCTCTTCTACTCCCGTTCTCAAGTAAATCAACCAACGCCGGAATCGCACCGGATCCGCCGATTACGATCTTGTTTTCGTCGGAGAGCGATAAGCTGAAAAGCGTCGCGGCGGCGTTTTCTCGTGTTTCCATGGTTCCGGATTTGAGAAGTTGAACAAGAGAAGGTACTGCGTTTTCTAGCATTATTAATCCTCTGTTGTTGTCGTATATCGAGAGGTTTAAAATCGATGTCACTGCGTGTTCTTGTGTGGTGACATCTTCAGATGTTAATAACCCAACGAGAATCGGAATCCCTCCTGATTCAGCGATAATCATTCGGTTTTCTGTGATTCTTTTTGATAAACATCGGATTTTTGACAATGCTGCCCTTCGTTCTTCAATAGATTGACTCGAGAGGCTATGAATGATTGATTCAATGCTTACATCAAGAAACGATCCATCGCTGTCTTTTAACCTTCTGTTTGTTAGTAAAGTTGAGTGTTCAACTTTGTGAATTGTACACCATTGAGTGATTAAATTTCTCAAGACATAGTTTGGAGTAAGAGTTAGGTTTCGAAGTTTTTGGCGCGTTTTTGGGCATGTTGTGTTTCCGCCATTGATCCATCTTTGTATGTAGGATCTCTCATAAGTCTGTAACATAATATAAAAAGATATGATTAGATGcaaataaatttaaaagaaaaagagaaaTTTTATGAAATTATGATACGCCATACCTGCCCTGTGGACACGATGACAGGATCTTTGATGATTTCTAGTGAAATAGGGCAAAGGAAGTCAACTGGAATCACAGGAGAAGTTTGTACATCACGAGTAGTTTTTAATAGGGTTGATTCAGTCACAGGCTCTAAATCTTTTGGAAGATTTTCATTTGTAAAACTTCCCACTTTTGATTTAactccatcatcatcatcatgaatgTTGATTATTTGAAAAGAATCAGACTCTGTTGCCAATAATAAGATTGGATCTTGTTGTCCAACATATCGTTCTGTTGCTCTTTTCAGTTGAACTCTTACTAAATCAACCTAAAAAACAGAAGGATTGAGAATAATATTTCATTGCAAGATATGTATATGAACAAGTGTTTGATGTTTGAATCTTACTTGTTCTTTAACTTCTTCTGATATGTCAAAATGATCATATGGTAAGTTAGCTAACGCTTTTTCCAATTTCCATGTGACACCTTGGAATTGAAACGCGAATTTCTCGGCTGTTCCTTCCTTTAATCACAAGTAATTAAAAGACTATAAGGAGAAAGAAAGTAGAAGGCTCATACGATAATATGCTTGACtaattcaattgaaaaaaaaaattgtaaattcAGTCAATTTCTAAATGCAGCGTAATTATGACGCATTCAATTTCTAAATTACAAACTTAGAATCTATTAGCTGAAATTTCCTCAATCGAATCGACAAAATTGGGGATGTACTTACAGCGGAAATATTGTGATCGAAGCTTCCTGCAGATTGAAGCAATCGATTAGCAGCTTGAAGAGCGGTGGTTAGCTCAGATAAGGAAGAAGGAGACGATGACGAAGAACACGCCGTATCCAACGGCATCAAATCACCTTGAAAATCCCTAATTTCTTCCAATAAATACGACAACAAAGCTACTCTTCTAGAAAGGTCTGTACAGTCCTTCTTGAAGCCTCCTGTGAATCCTGTGGCAGTGGTTCGCGCTACATCGCGGACTAGGCGGAGAAGAGACTGAATTTCGGATATAATGGTGGTGGAGTCGTCGCCGGCCATCGGTGGCGGTGGTGGATTCTTCTTCTCCTCCTCCGTGAACAGCCTCTATTCAAGGAGTAACAGCGAGGAATTGGCTCCTGAGAATTTGTTAAATCTCATGAAAATTGGAATCAATCAAAATTGATTTTGTAGGCAATGATTTTTGAAGGAGAAAATGCGTGTTTTTGGTGAAAGAGAAGAAGACAGTTGTAAGGGGGAATATTACATGAAGGAATACGATAAGTATTCAAAAGTTTGTTGGCAACTAGGCTGTATTTATCCAACAAAacatttatttaatatttaacaAATAATACCCAAAAACATAAATTTGGTCAACTTATTTTAGACAATGTCtttgaaattatttaaaaagtaTGTTCTAGATTAGTAATCAAAGAAGGTAAATGAGTTGACGTAACTTGTAGAGTTGTAGTTATATAAAAGTGATCGACAATAAATTGTTtacaatttttgattttattaaaataaaaatagtaCTATATAATAGTAAATACGCAATTTTTTAAAGACAACCTAATATTATAACTAAACTTAAAATagcttttaaaataaatttatttttaattttaaaatatacgTTTCAAACTTACACACATAAACAAAGGTTTTTATGGTGAGTTTTACACGTATGCTGCTTTTGTCATATGTTATTCAAAGCTCTTTTCGAAAGTTTTCAGAAACTTTTCgctacaagtttaaaattcagaGGAAATCATATTGTAAATATGTATAATTCGTAAAAAAGACATAATTAGTTGACTCTTATTCATAAGTAATTCAATTAGAGCATTTTAAATTCAACACTTAAGTACAAACATTGTCCAAAGGGTTAATGAACTTGAAAGGTAACGAAGTTTGGTTTTTGTTCACATTAAGGTAATCATGTTTTTTTCGTACACATTTGACCATTAAACTTGTTTAACCTGTTCAAAATAAGGTAATATGACTGGTACTTAGCGGTAACATTACCCTATTATGAACAGATTAAATAAGTTTAATGGTCAAATATGGACgaaaaaaacatggttacctaaATATTGACAAAAACCAAAGTTCATTACCCATTTTGGTAATATTGAGTTATTTATGTTAAGTACAAGTAGTCATAAGATCCATTGATGTGACATGAAATTGGGTTGTCCGGTCTTTATGTATGAGGAACGGTCAAGTCTTGGGCTAACCAGTTTAGACCCAACTAGTTAACGATTAGGTTGTATATGCTTGAGGGGCTAGGTTATATGTGCTTTAAAGACCTAGCAACACGGCCTAGCCCATGACTACTCAGGACTAAATTGGGTTAAACCAAGCCTAACCTATTGTTCATTGACTGCCGGAGAATGATCCCAGGGCATAGTCTCTGAGACGGTTCTTGTCCAATATTACCGAAACGGGTAAGAAACTTtggtttttgtccatatttaggtaaccatgtttttttcGTAAACATTTGACCAATAACTTGATTGACCTGTTCATAATAGGGTAATATTATCGTAATTACCAGTCATATTACCCTATTTTGAACATgtcaaacaagttcaatggtCAAATGTGAACGAAAAAAACATAATTACCTAAATGTGGACAAAGACCAAAGTTCGTTACCTTTCTAGGTTTTCTTTACTAGATTAAGATCATGTGAActttaagaaaataatcaaatacCGATATTATGCTAAACAAAAGTAATAATTTAGATAACACGATTACTTTAAGATGACTATTAATTtctattttaaatatatttgtgCTCAAATAAGAACTATAATCCATGGCCATGGGCCGTTTATTATCTACGTTTTTGTCCAATTAGTTTTTTTTTCCCTCTAACCTACACATTTTATAAGTTTATATTTGATTATTTATTGTTAATAAATTTTCTCTGCTATAAATTATAGATATGACCACTATATTCTATTTTAAACAAAAATGTATTTGCTTTGTATATCATGAAATTTAAAAATCATTAGATACaattaaatgaaaattaaaataataaatgtcGAACAATCGTTAATTCGTTATTTGGGAAAATGAAAAGTCGAAACATAGTTTTGGTTCTCTAAAAACTTATATTATTTTCATCATAAGATAAATATCTACACATCCGCTTGATATTTCTAACAAGATATTTACTCCTAACAGAATTGTGGCGATATAGTtgaattaaatatattaattttatctATCAAAGTATTTCATTGTTGTGAGTTGTCCCATTTATAGGAAAAAAGATATCCAAGAACGTCATCGTCCATGCACCGTCGAATCTTTACTCGTTTTCGTTTGACTTTAACTAAATTCACATTGGTACATAAATATTATGGAATTATAAAATAGGTATTTTTTTTCTCTTAAAAAAGAATGATAATGTTGTAAAAGGAATTGAATACACAATTtaagattaaaaaataaattaaaatgttaCATTGCataaatacatacaaatacaaatatGTTATTACAGTTGGCACTAGCCTAACAAAGAATTATAACAAATAAAATGTTACATTGCataaatacatacaaatacagttatttcatacatatatttaccattctaaaaaaaacatagaaatatGTTATTTAGGATGGAGAAAAGTAAAATAGGTATAAGAATCTACCCAAAAACGAAACGTTATTATTTTTCGAGCAACAACCAAAAATGAAATTTATTATTATTCCCTGAAAAAACTTTAAACCCGTCATATATTTTTCCTGTTATAAGTTATAGAAAATCtattaaaaactaaaatgttGTTACGATTGTAGGATGAACAAGTGTCACAAAGTACAATCTAAATACGATAAAAGAAAATAGTTTGATATCAAGTTTGATAAATTTATGACAATAACCTTTGAACAGACAGATAATTTAGATTTTTAAAATTCTGCTAAAAGTAGCGGCACATGATGTTTGATTATTTGAAGGTTGTGCCCCTCTtcacttttaaaatataaaaaaattattgttatgaTGCTATcttaaaaatataatttcaatACAAATATAACTATGATAATGACATCTAATCACCAATATAATAAATGCATAAGTATAACAGTAGGATCAGATCATTCTTATCCATAATGATATTATCTTCCAAATTGCATTAAACATGTACCAAAAGAAAACTCCCCCAATGACTAAATCAGTGGCCACAATTAAAATGTAGCATCATGCTATTATCCggtcaaatatatatatttaaatctcATAAACACATTTgtacaaaaataaaatttgatgcATATCTGGTTTTACTATATCTAACAACATGAAACTATCTCCATCTAAATGTCAATCATTCATTCCAACAGAaagatcaattttttttttttaattatgtatTTGGAATTTGCCGTTAATCTGAATCAGGTGGCTTCCGGCACGGTTCTATCGCCAATTACCTTCGCTGACTGTTTATAATTGACCAATTTTCTGCTTTTTTTAATCATATTCACTGATATAATTAGTACCGGTCTATTAAGTATCGG includes:
- the LOC111912582 gene encoding U-box domain-containing protein 11, producing the protein MAGDDSTTIISEIQSLLRLVRDVARTTATGFTGGFKKDCTDLSRRVALLSYLLEEIRDFQGDLMPLDTACSSSSSPSSLSELTTALQAANRLLQSAGSFDHNISAEGTAEKFAFQFQGVTWKLEKALANLPYDHFDISEEVKEQVDLVRVQLKRATERYVGQQDPILLLATESDSFQIINIHDDDDGVKSKVGSFTNENLPKDLEPVTESTLLKTTRDVQTSPVIPVDFLCPISLEIIKDPVIVSTGQTYERSYIQRWINGGNTTCPKTRQKLRNLTLTPNYVLRNLITQWCTIHKVEHSTLLTNRRLKDSDGSFLDVSIESIIHSLSSQSIEERRAALSKIRCLSKRITENRMIIAESGGIPILVGLLTSEDVTTQEHAVTSILNLSIYDNNRGLIMLENAVPSLVQLLKSGTMETRENAAATLFSLSLSDENKIVIGGSGAIPALVDLLENGSRRGKNDAATALFNLCIYQGNKGRAVRAGIVSVLLKMLTDVNSAMVDEALTLLSILASHNEAKSAMVRAQIIPNLIDFVKSGIPRNKENAASILLSLCKRDDENIGCVIRLGALTPLMELADNGSERGRRKANLLLGHIERFRQNLEHLQVRVD